One segment of Lepus europaeus isolate LE1 chromosome 16, mLepTim1.pri, whole genome shotgun sequence DNA contains the following:
- the ADRA1A gene encoding alpha-1A adrenergic receptor isoform X4: MVFLSGNASDSSNCTHPPAPVNISKAILLGVILGGLILFGVLGNILVILSVACHRHLHSVTHYYIVNLAVADLLLTSTVLPFSAIFEILGYWAFGRVFCNIWAAVDVLCCTASIISLCVISIDRYIGVSYPLRYPTIVTQRRGLRALLCVWAFSLVISIGPLFGWRQPAPDDETICQINEEPGYVLFSALGSFYVPLTIILAMYCRVYVVAKRESRGLKSGLKTDKSDSEQVTLRIHRKNAPAGGSGVASAKNKTHFSVRLLKFSREKKAAKTLGIVVGCFVLCWLPFFLVMPIGRMDSEKERDRDKGLPLPLVHPPVAAMAGTPR; encoded by the exons ATGGTGTTTCTCTCTGGAAACGCTTCCGACAGCTCCAACTGCACCCACCCGCCGGCACCGGTGAACATTTCCAAAGCCATTCTGCTCGGAGTGATCTTGGGGGGCCTCATCCTTTTCGGGGTGCTGGGGAACATCCTGGTGATCCTCTCCGTGGCTTGTCACCGGCACCTGCACTCGGTCACCCACTACTACATCGTCAACCTGGCCGTGGCCGACCTCCTGCTCACCTCCACGGTGCTGCCTTTCTCCGCCATCTTCGAGATCCTGGGCTACTGGGCCTTCGGCAGAGTCTTCTGCAATATCTGGGCGGCGGTGGACGTCCTGTGCTGCACCGCGTCCATCATAAGCCTCTGCGTGATCTCCATCGACCGCTACATCGGCGTGAGCTACCCGCTGCGCTACCCCACCATCGTCACCCAGCGCAGAGGCCTCCGGGCTCTGCTCTGCGTCTGGGCCTTCTCCCTGGTCATCTCCATCGGGCCCCTGTTCGGCTGGAGGCAGCCGGCCCCGGACGACGAGACCATCTGCCAGATCAACGAGGAGCCGGGCTACGTGCTCTTCTCGGCCCTGGGCTCCTTCTACGTGCCTCTGACCATCATCCTGGCCATGTACTGCAGGGTCTACGTGGTGGCCAAGAGGGAGAGCCGGGGCCTCAAGTCCGGCCTCAAGACCGACAAATCCGACTCGGAGCAAGTGACGCTCCGCATCCACCGGAAAAATGCTCCCGCCGGAGGCAGCGGGGTGGCCAGCGCCAAAAACAAGACGCACTTCTCCGTGAGGCTCCTCAAGTTTTCCCGGGAGAAGAAAGCGGCCAAAACGCTGGGCATCGTGGTCGGCTGCTTCGTCCTCTGCTGGCTGCCTTTCTTCCTGGTGATGCCCATCG gcagaatggatagtgagaaagagagagacagagacaaaggtcttcctttgccattggttcaccctccagtggccgccatggccggcacaccacgctga